CTACTGAAACTTATAGTGATGTTGGTGGTTTAGATAaacaaattgaagaattagtTGAAGCCATTGTGTTGCCAATGAAGAGGGCAGACAAATTTAAGGAGCTGGGTATTAAAGCTCCAAAGGGTGCTTTGATGTATGGTCCTCCAGGTACTGGTAAGACTCTTCTTGCAAGAGCTTGCGCCGCTCAAACTAATGCCACTTTCTTAAAATTAGCTGCTCCTCAATTAGTACAAATGTTTATTGGTGAAGGTGCAAAGCTAGTTCGTGATGCATTTGCTTTAGCAAAAGAAAAAGCTCCaactattattttcataGATGAATTGGATGCAATTGGTACAAAGAGATTTGACTCAGAAAAATCAGGTGACAGAGAAGTACAGAGAACCATGttggaattattaaatcaattggATGGTTTTGGATCAGATGATCGTGTAAAGGTGTTAGCTGCAACAAATAGAGTTGATGTACTGGACCCTGCATTATTAAGATCTGGTAGATTAGATAGAAAGATTGAATTCCCATTACCAACGGAAGAATCAAGAGCTCAAATTTTGCAAATTCATTCCAGAAAAATGACTACCGATGATGATATAAATTGGTCAGAATTAGCAAGATCTACAGATGAATTCAACGGTGCTCAATTGAAAGCTGTAGCTGTTGAAGCTGGTATGATAGCTTTAAGAAATGGGCAATCTTCAGTAAAACACGAAGATTTCGTTGAAGCAATTTCAGAAGTTCAAGCaagaaaatcaaaatctGTTTCATTCTATGCATaaactaatatatatatagatatatattaaaattataatctcattaatagtatataaaattaagaaataaaatattaattattacaatCTCAGTTCTACAAACTAATCATATATCAACGAAGCTGtctataaaattattattatggCGATGCTATTTATTTCGATAACACTAATgctaatttaataatataaaaaattacaaacTATTCAAAACTAACGTTTAGatttcttgttcttgttctttaatttattgacaatatttgaaatgtCTTTTTGGCTTCCGTCTGATGGTGAGatttttctcttttcaCTTCTATTGGCTTTTTTCATAGTGGAACGCTTCGATCTTTCCTTCAATATTTCCTTCATTGCTGCAGTTTCCTTATACTCTGATTGAGTTGGATCAATGGCAAAATCATGATCTTCAAACATTTCGTTGAATCTAGGATCATTTAAGTCTGCCTTAAAGTTATCCTCAACAATTTTTTCCTTATTTTGGAACTTAGATTTCTTcgttttttctttttcggATCTCAAAATTTCCTTCATATTGAAATGTGCCTTCTTATTTATGGTGCTAGTTCCATTTATTTCATCCTCATCCATCATTAACAATTCTAATTCAGCCTTTGCATTCTTATCTGATTCAGTATCTTCCGATTTCTTTGACCTTTCAGTCTTCAATGACTTTAACTTCTCTCTCTTTTCTTGTTCTGAATTTTGCTTTatttcctttaatttttgttttctagCCTTACGACGTTCCTTTTCTTTACGTCTAACCTTTTCGATTGTcgtttcttcattttcctcttctttatcattgttatcattttcaGCTAGACCTGGTGTAAATGTAATTTCCATATCAACTTCACCATCCTCGTTGTCAGATTTGTTATCCATGATTGACTTGTCACCAATTTTCATTGATAGACCAACTAAGGATTTCagtttattttttacttcttcattttctcCTTCAGATTCTTCACTGTCAGAAGCTAAATATGCTTTAAAATccatttcatcaatttctttttgagTAAAGGCTCTCTTAGCTATTTCAACTCTATCAGCTGGAGTTTCATCCCACGTTAATTTTACGTTCGAATGTTGTAATGCATCAGTTGTGAAATTCAATGGTGTATAATTTTTAGGAAGTTCTGTACATTCATCATAAGGTTGATCTTCAAAGTCCATACCATCCGGGACATAACGCAAATCAAAAACATTTGCAGTCGATTCATATTCAGTACCATCACAGTTGTTGTAAATAGCTTCAGCAGTGGATATGTTATTACAGAAAACTACTGCATAGTAGTATCTTAATCTATCCAATTGGTATTGACGTAACGATTTTGAGTCTACCTCTTTATCAACATCACCTTCTTCATATAAATCGTTGATATCGACGTCTGAATCATCATTAAATTCTGCATTACTTTTCTTcgaatttttcttcttctttttttggaACAATTCTTTTGGAGGACCTTCAAGTTCTTCTCTTTCCATTCGCTGCTTACCGAATTCACTTGGGAAAATAGCGATTCTCTCAATTTTACCACCTTTTGGAACAAAACTAGAAAATGTTACTAACAAATCAGTAGCTTTGACATGATCCCAATCCAAATTGACAACAGCAATAGTCTTTGAAGAATCACCAGATTCTGGCTTagtttcttcaatttcagCTTCTGATTCACCTTCACTTTCTAAGTCTTCGTCTTCAGAATCTTCAGATTCAGATGACGTATAATCATCTAAGGAACTTTGGTAATCACTTGGAACTTCCCCACGAGCCCTGTCAATGAGTGGTTTCACTGCAATTTCTTCACCTTTACCATCTTCTTCCTTTTCAAAATACTTATCGAAATCTTTGGCCTCCtgattattcaaatttgaaatttttctACCATATTTATCAACTCTAGCTTTACGATTTACTTCTAAATCAGACTTACTGAATCTAGAGTCCAATttaatctttaaattcttttttctgGCATTTTTAAACTTTGGATCGTTAAAGACACCTGAGAATCTTTCATCAGTATTGACTGGTTTATCAGATGACATCTTGAAAtgataattcaattatgttttctttcaattattCGTATGGTTTTTTGTTGCAAACAATAAGCTACACagttataaataaatgaatatacTGTGTAAAAATACAGTATTGAGGGTTTAAGTGCTTCTATTAATTTAAGATTCTTGTAGTAAAGTATAAATGGTCTTTATGAATCAAAAGTTaatgagatgagatgagatgagatgagctctatcaaaatttttcaactaCTATCGTATCTAATgattcatatatttatgatattttaaaggCGGCAAAGATATAAAGAACAAATATGTAGGGATATATATCCTTAAATATGattaacatattttattgaaataattattatagaTATTTGAACATATTATATAACATCTAATTTTGTGATCTATGTTGCTATCGATAAAATACGTATAGAATATCAAGAACTACTTTTCAGATTGataagaaaaatcaatccattaaataaaattgagaTCTTAACTATCTGGATACCCcagaaataatatttgcGAAAAAAGTGTTTTAATAGAGTCTAAGTGAGTAACAACCTTTGCATTTTAGAAAATCCATattaaacatttttaattttttgtaattaacaatatttgTTTAACTACTGGcagataatattaaaaatatggGTCAAGGTTCATCAATACCTGAAGCTTCTTCAGGAGATTCAAATGAATCAATAAAAGATCTTACTTCTGAATTGGAGATTGTtgattatttcaataaGAGAGTGATATCTCAATTTTCCAATATTGAACTACTTTGTTTCAAACATCTTCTTGAGATAGATGACTATTCTACTATAATTGATGATGCTGTTGTTTATAAACTATTACAAATCCAAGACGTCTCTGATAGATTGAGAAATCTAATacttaattttattaaaaggCTAACCAACTTTCCTTTTATATCAACAGTGGCAGATAATGTGACAGCTTATGGTTTATTGAAAACCATAGTAATATTacagaaacaaaaatttataaaatatacaaataacaatcaattaaatatgCTAAAAATTCTGTTTATTGCTTTAGGAGATTATGATagagaagaagataataaaaaaatattagactgccataatatttctattAGTACTATCTTAACTACATATGACGGTATTCCAATACATGATATTTCAGTTTCCTCATCCAATATGATATCATTTCTAACATGGATTTTGGCTTTATCAAATGTCTGTCCAACTAATAATTCCATAGTAGATACCAAACATATGTTCAAATACTGGgaaaaatatgaaacaTCTGCAATCTCTTTGGTAAGATCCATGAACCctgatattattaaaccAGATGATAATCAgaacattttatttatcCAATTCAAAACTGCTCTAGAAACTATAATGCCACACGTGTATTTACCATTGGAACATCTTTTGAACCATTTACTTTTTATGGAATCCAGCCTAATTAAATCccaagaaattgaaatatcatttcaggaatcaaaattaatgacATTTGCTGTTGCGTCGCAATTATCAACATTGTTAAGGAACGATGTTGTTATTTCAAAACTTCATAAATTATACTCTGGAAGAGAGAGTGGATTTTCCATGCGTTCATTTCAATCAAAAGCTTTTAAATGGAATGCTCCTACTATTCTGTTGATATCTGGTATGCGTGTTACTGATGACGTTGAATATGCAACTAAGAAAAATCCtagatataaaaaatttatagaCCAATATCCTAGACTACGCGATTTAGACCAAAATTTAGAGCCTTGTCATTCGAAACTAAGAAAGGTTACTTTTGCTGTATATGTAGATGAGCCATGGAAGGTGAGTAACAAACTACAATTTGGAGGATTAAAGACTTTGATAGTGGAATTATCCCCAAGACAAGATTGTTTCAGGGCAGCAAAGCCAGGtgtaatttatttcaacaCCGTAGGTGGAGGCATTGGCATTGGTAGTTCTCAGCCTGTgcagaaaaaaaatagtcTTTCATATACACCGGGAAATGTGTCATTGACAATTGACAACTCTCTGGAATTTGGGGCGTTTAGACATACTGGATATGGTGGATCTATTGAGCCAAGTTCaatattacaaaagaaagaagatgCCACTAGAACGTTCGAAATCAGATTTTTAATTCAAGATATAGAAGTATGGGGTTGTGGTGGAgagaaagaaattgatgaacAACTGAAACAATGGGCATGGGAGGAGGAGGAAGCGAAGAAAAGACAAAGAGTAAACCTGAAGTCTATGGGTGAAGATCGAGCACTGTTAGAAATGGCAGGAATAATTGGAAATCATGCTCATAGTGGCGGTTCActataatgaatttagCTCATTTTAACTCATCCCAAATatgtaaaattaaataatgataagTATAATTAGATAAAACAAGAATAAAATGGATTGCACAGTTACATTATTATAAACTATTTATTAcaatgatataaataattttgtatttaaatGTTTGCGTAATAATTTGAGACGTTTTGATATTCTGAAACGCCTTAAGGATTAGCGAAACGAGGAATATATCTTTACACTTCTCTCACAGATACGTTCCAAAGgtattaaatgaaaataacatatttaattaaGTTAAACTGAAGTGAAAGGAAAAACGAAgttcatttatatatcagATCTGATATTAACTACCAAAAAAGATTAATcaatagaaatatttttgttaatgTCGATTGTAGCAGCAGCATGTGTAATAATTGGTGATGAAGTTTTGAATAGCAAGATTCATGATTCAAATTCTAGATATTTCGCAAAATATTGCTATAATCTTGGAATcgaattaaaagaaattgctACGATTGGCGATGACGAAGATATTATTGTGGAAACATTACAAAGGTTATccaaaaaatatgattttatAGTAACCACTGGTGGAATTGGTCCGACACATGATGATATAACATACGATGCAATTGCTAAAAGTTTTAACCTTCCATGTGAATTAGATTTGGATTGTAAAGCAAGAATGactaatatttcaaatccAGAATCGAAATTGGATAGCGATTCTTTGAAGGCCCATTACAGAATGGCTACCCTTCCAACTGgtaaaattgttgaaaacTATTACTTAGCGGACGACTTGTGGGTTCCAGTATGTTGCATTAATAAGCAGGTTTATATCTTCCCAGGGATACCGCAATTGTTTATAAAACTTTTAAACCTATTAACCCCAATATTGAAAACTACTTATTCGATCGAAGATAATAATCAAGATTATGTGCGTTACTTTGTCAAAACTAGTTTTAAAGAATCAGAAATCTCAACATATTTGAGATTATTACAAGAAGAAAGTAGTAAGATAtctaaaaatatcaaaattggTTCTTATCCACATTTTGGACATGGATTTAATACAGTAAGCATTTTAGGAACTAGTGACTTTTCAGATTATCTTGCTAAAATAAGGGACCaaacaattgaaagattAAATGGTGAACAGATATCTGAAGCAGAGGAAGAAAGGATATctaatgattttgaaaaccaGGGAATAAAACCATAAAGTTGACTATTTTATTACATTGTAAAaaactattttattattatttttctatatatctatattatGAATGagaattttaaaaatttatattaatgtATGACTATATATCTATTCTTCGTCTTCGTCTTCGTCATCAGTATTGACTGGCTTAGGTGTTCCCTTTGGAGAAGATAACCATTCGATGTAACGTAAACGACGACGTTCAGCctgaattttcttttcgTTTCTTGTTAATCTCTTCACTCTTTGTTTGACCTTAATATTAGCTGGAGAATCATCGTCGACAACAGATGGAGAAGACATTTTTTTGCTAAACCAACAGCTTCGGTGTTACCACCATCCTCAAATCTTGATTGATCAACTTCGGCAACACCCTTTTGAGTCAATTTACCGTTTTCAACAATCCATTGCTCAGGACATAAAGCGCCTACGAATTCGTTGTTATGTGAAATCATAACAACACCACCAGACCATTCACGGATTGCCATAGCCAAAGCACCTAAAGAATCTCTATCCAAATAATTGGTAGGTTCATCTAAAACTAAAAGATGAGGATTATTCCACATAGCACCTGCGATGACAACTTTGACTAATTGACCACCGGATAATGAACCCATTGGTGTATGGTTTGCAATTTCAGCATCTAATCcaacatcttcaaaatGTTTTGTAATGACTGAAGGTGTTAGTTCACGGTAACCTAAACCTTCTCTAGAAGCTTCGTGATCGTCAAACTTCTGAaccaatttttcaaaaccaTGACCGATTAAAACGTCCTTAGGAACCCAAGAGTTGTATTTTGGTTTCCACCATTTCCACTTCACTTCATATTGGAAGgttttcttcaacttttGTCTACCAACAATAGCTTCGATGGCTCTTGGCCCTCTACcatcatcaatatcaatCTCCTTAGTCATTAATTCCTTTTCTTCATCCGATATTTTTCTAGACTCCTTTAATAAAACTTCACGATCATCACCGAATTTGTAACGCCATTGCAAATATTGGTTGGCTGTCTTTTCTTTATGTTCATTAACATGTTGTAAAGCATGTTGAGCAATATAACCGATACGTAAATTCGGATGCTTCTCAACCTTACCTTCATCTGGAACTAATTCTGCAGTTaacaatttaattaaagtaGATTTACCAGCACCATTTGGACCAAGAACGGCAACACGGGAGGATAAAGATAAAGCACATGAAGCGTTTTCTAATTGTGGTTTATCTCTGCCTGGATAAGTAAATGTCACATTAGTCATTTTCGCAACTGCTCTTGTATTAGATTTGACACCAGTTAAAATCCCTGGAGGTGGGAAATGCATTTGAGCGTTAGAATCGGTTAATGTATAGTAAGCCTTAGCTTCTGGCTTTTGTTCAACAAATTTAGCCAAGTTCCCCTTATAGTAAGccaattttttattttcataatgaataatatcaGTACAAACAGTGTCTAAAAATCCCGAGTCATGGGAAACAATCAATGAAGTGATTTCTGTGTTCTCTAACAGATACTCCTCTAACCATTTAACATTAGAAACGTCTAAATGATTGGTAGGTTCAtctaataacaaaatatcaGCTCTTTGTAACATTGCTCTTGCTAAttctaatttcattttccaACCACCCGATAATGAACCAACTGTTTGTGATCTTCTCTCATCATCAAAACCAACGGATTCTAATGCTTTAGCAATTTCCTCACGAGATGTGTTTTGTAATTGTTCATCCAAAGCAATGAAAGACACTAAGTCTAGGTCACCTTCTTCACCTTGTAACTTGTGCTCAACGAAACAAGTACGTAAAGTATCCTTATCTGGGAAACCTTCTAATTGACCATTAGCAATGGATCTCATTAAAGTGGATTTACCAGCACCGTTTCTACCACATAAACCATAACGGTGACCCTTTAATAGACGAAGTCtagttttatttaataacattCTAGAGCCATAGGCCAAAGAGAAATCTGtattaacaatttcaataCCCTCATTTTCATCAGTAGCTTCCTTTTCTTGATGATATAACGCTCTCAAATTGTGAATTAGACAGTTTCTGATAAAGTCAGCGTGATCTTCACCTAAGGTAGATTTGAAATAggattcaatttttttccaGTCATTGACATTAGAATTATTTGCTAAATATCTGcataaattttcaaaaacaaatgGTTCGTTTAATAGAGTAGATAATTTGctatcaaatttatcagCAGGTAATTGATTTAAGTTTTCAGTCAAAAATTTCTTAGCTGAATTCAGAGTCAGTCTACCTTCAAATGCGCCTGCAGTCTTACcctcttcatcttcttttaaAACCTCTAATGCCTTTTCAGCTAGCTCACGAACTTCTGGTAAAGAAGCGGTATCGACAACTTTCTGCACACctggtaataataatgggATAAAACTTTCAATTTCATAACGATTGTTAACTAATCttgttaaattttctaTGACGATAACAGTTTGTCTTAGTTGTTCTtgtgaagaagaagataagTTCAAAGATCTGTTTAAAATTGGAACTAACAATGATAACGCTGGTTCGGTGACTTCAGCAACAAAAGTGACACCAGATAAGGCCTTGACGGATTCTGGGACTTTTTGTGGATTTTGTAAAGTATCGACGATTAATTCATAACGAGAAACCAAATctaaattatctaaaatGGAAACATattctaataatgattGCTTGGCTTGCTTGGCTAGTTCTGGTTTGAAATCAGTAGCAACATCAGTCAAAACAGGAATAGCTTCTCTGAAAGTcaattctaataaatcatttggAGCATCCTCTCTAATTCTATCAATAACTGTTAGTGCACCCAATTTTGAACCCCATTTAGCACCAGAAGCCAAATACTTCAAAATTACAGGTAAAACCATAGAAGTTAAAGCTTCAGCAGGGAAGGCAGAAATTATGGAATCAATAGCATGTTGAGCAGCACGTTTGACAGTTGATTCTTTGTCTGCATATGCATCCAAAACTAAATCAACGAATTGCAATAAGAAGATTTGTTGTGGAGTTTTGGTCACCAGACTTTGAGCTAACTTGTCGATTACAAGAAGAGCACTTTCTCTCACTAAGGCAGAGTTCTTTGgcttcaaaaatttaactAGAACTTCTTTGACTTTCCAGTCTTCTAAATTAACGTTTACGTAATTTTCACtttcatcaaattttgCAACAATTTCATCAGCAGTTTTCTTACAATCAGCAATAGATTCAGACTGGGATAGAGCACTCAATAGAGCAGAGACTGGAGAAAGCTCTAGCTTTGCAACGTTATCGGGTAATGATGATAAGGTGGTAGAGGAAGCAGATGGAGTTGGTGTACCACTTGTGTTTGGGGTAACAGTTGCTTGATGGTATTGATAACCTCTAACTGGGttttgattataattttgGTATGTACTTTTGTTATAGTTACTTCCATCATTCCAGTTACGCTTTTGGTTGTAAGAGTTATAGTTCTTCTGAGCAGGCATCTGGTTTGACTCTTGCTTCTTGAAGTAGCCACCAAATG
The Tetrapisispora phaffii CBS 4417 chromosome 8, complete genome DNA segment above includes these coding regions:
- the FPY1 gene encoding flavin adenine dinucleotide pyrophosphatase (similar to Saccharomyces cerevisiae YMR178W; ancestral locus Anc_6.250) translates to MSIVAAACVIIGDEVLNSKIHDSNSRYFAKYCYNLGIELKEIATIGDDEDIIVETLQRLSKKYDFIVTTGGIGPTHDDITYDAIAKSFNLPCELDLDCKARMTNISNPESKLDSDSLKAHYRMATLPTGKIVENYYLADDLWVPVCCINKQVYIFPGIPQLFIKLLNLLTPILKTTYSIEDNNQDYVRYFVKTSFKESEISTYLRLLQEESSKISKNIKIGSYPHFGHGFNTVSILGTSDFSDYLAKIRDQTIERLNGEQISEAEEERISNDFENQGIKP
- the RPT5 gene encoding proteasome regulatory particle base subunit RPT5 (similar to Saccharomyces cerevisiae RPT1 (YKL145W); ancestral locus Anc_5.251), whose protein sequence is MATLEELEAQTVPGDNELDQEILNLSTQELSTRTKLMDNEIRIFRSELQRLSHESNVMQEKVKDNKEKIKNNKQLPYLVANVVEIMDMNEIEDQENSESKTQGGNVNLDNTSKGKAAVVKTSSRQTVFLPLVGLVDPKNLKPNDLVGVNKDSYLILDTLPSEFDSRVKAMEVDEKPTETYSDVGGLDKQIEELVEAIVLPMKRADKFKELGIKAPKGALMYGPPGTGKTLLARACAAQTNATFLKLAAPQLVQMFIGEGAKLVRDAFALAKEKAPTIIFIDELDAIGTKRFDSEKSGDREVQRTMLELLNQLDGFGSDDRVKVLAATNRVDVLDPALLRSGRLDRKIEFPLPTEESRAQILQIHSRKMTTDDDINWSELARSTDEFNGAQLKAVAVEAGMIALRNGQSSVKHEDFVEAISEVQARKSKSVSFYA
- the ESF1 gene encoding pre-rRNA-processing protein ESF1 (similar to Saccharomyces cerevisiae ESF1 (YDR365C); ancestral locus Anc_5.430) — protein: MSSDKPVNTDERFSGVFNDPKFKNARKKNLKIKLDSRFSKSDLEVNRKARVDKYGRKISNLNNQEAKDFDKYFEKEEDGKGEEIAVKPLIDRARGEVPSDYQSSLDDYTSSESEDSEDEDLESEGESEAEIEETKPESGDSSKTIAVVNLDWDHVKATDLLVTFSSFVPKGGKIERIAIFPSEFGKQRMEREELEGPPKELFQKKKKKNSKKSNAEFNDDSDVDINDLYEEGDVDKEVDSKSLRQYQLDRLRYYYAVVFCNNISTAEAIYNNCDGTEYESTANVFDLRYVPDGMDFEDQPYDECTELPKNYTPLNFTTDALQHSNVKLTWDETPADRVEIAKRAFTQKEIDEMDFKAYLASDSEESEGENEEVKNKLKSLVGLSMKIGDKSIMDNKSDNEDGEVDMEITFTPGLAENDNNDKEEENEETTIEKVRRKEKERRKARKQKLKEIKQNSEQEKREKLKSLKTERSKKSEDTESDKNAKAELELLMMDEDEINGTSTINKKAHFNMKEILRSEKEKTKKSKFQNKEKIVEDNFKADLNDPRFNEMFEDHDFAIDPTQSEYKETAAMKEILKERSKRSTMKKANRSEKRKISPSDGSQKDISNIVNKLKNKNKKSKR
- the RTC5 gene encoding Rtc5p (similar to Saccharomyces cerevisiae YOR118W; ancestral locus Anc_5.431), which translates into the protein MGQGSSIPEASSGDSNESIKDLTSELEIVDYFNKRVISQFSNIELLCFKHLLEIDDYSTIIDDAVVYKLLQIQDVSDRLRNLILNFIKRLTNFPFISTVADNVTAYGLLKTIVILQKQKFIKYTNNNQLNMLKILFIALGDYDREEDNKKILDCHNISISTILTTYDGIPIHDISVSSSNMISFLTWILALSNVCPTNNSIVDTKHMFKYWEKYETSAISLVRSMNPDIIKPDDNQNILFIQFKTALETIMPHVYLPLEHLLNHLLFMESSLIKSQEIEISFQESKLMTFAVASQLSTLLRNDVVISKLHKLYSGRESGFSMRSFQSKAFKWNAPTILLISGMRVTDDVEYATKKNPRYKKFIDQYPRLRDLDQNLEPCHSKLRKVTFAVYVDEPWKVSNKLQFGGLKTLIVELSPRQDCFRAAKPGVIYFNTVGGGIGIGSSQPVQKKNSLSYTPGNVSLTIDNSLEFGAFRHTGYGGSIEPSSILQKKEDATRTFEIRFLIQDIEVWGCGGEKEIDEQLKQWAWEEEEAKKRQRVNLKSMGEDRALLEMAGIIGNHAHSGGSL
- the NEW1 gene encoding New1p (similar to Saccharomyces cerevisiae NEW1 (YPL226W); ancestral locus Anc_6.251) — protein: MPPKKIQSLDDFLNDQKPDANMVPSPFGGYFKKQESNQMPAQKNYNSYNQKRNWNDGSNYNKSTYQNYNQNPVRGYQYHQATVTPNTSGTPTPSASSTTLSSLPDNVAKLELSPVSALLSALSQSESIADCKKTADEIVAKFDESENYVNVNLEDWKVKEVLVKFLKPKNSALVRESALLVIDKLAQSLVTKTPQQIFLLQFVDLVLDAYADKESTVKRAAQHAIDSIISAFPAEALTSMVLPVILKYLASGAKWGSKLGALTVIDRIREDAPNDLLELTFREAIPVLTDVATDFKPELAKQAKQSLLEYVSILDNLDLVSRYELIVDTLQNPQKVPESVKALSGVTFVAEVTEPALSLLVPILNRSLNLSSSSQEQLRQTVIVIENLTRLVNNRYEIESFIPLLLPGVQKVVDTASLPEVRELAEKALEVLKEDEEGKTAGAFEGRLTLNSAKKFLTENLNQLPADKFDSKLSTLLNEPFVFENLCRYLANNSNVNDWKKIESYFKSTLGEDHADFIRNCLIHNLRALYHQEKEATDENEGIEIVNTDFSLAYGSRMLLNKTRLRLLKGHRYGLCGRNGAGKSTLMRSIANGQLEGFPDKDTLRTCFVEHKLQGEEGDLDLVSFIALDEQLQNTSREEIAKALESVGFDDERRSQTVGSLSGGWKMKLELARAMLQRADILLLDEPTNHLDVSNVKWLEEYLLENTEITSLIVSHDSGFLDTVCTDIIHYENKKLAYYKGNLAKFVEQKPEAKAYYTLTDSNAQMHFPPPGILTGVKSNTRAVAKMTNVTFTYPGRDKPQLENASCALSLSSRVAVLGPNGAGKSTLIKLLTAELVPDEGKVEKHPNLRIGYIAQHALQHVNEHKEKTANQYLQWRYKFGDDREVLLKESRKISDEEKELMTKEIDIDDGRGPRAIEAIVGRQKLKKTFQYEVKWKWWKPKYNSWVPKDVLIGHGFEKLVQKFDDHEASREGLGYRELTPSVITKHFEDVGLDAEIANHTPMGSLSGGQLVKVVIAGAMWNNPHLLVLDEPTNYLDRDSLGALAMAIREWSGGVVMISHNNEFVGALCPEQWIVENGKLTQKGVAEVDQSRFEDGGNTEAVGLAKKCLLHLLSTMILQLILRSNKE